One stretch of Candidatus Bathyarchaeia archaeon DNA includes these proteins:
- a CDS encoding TrmB family transcriptional regulator, producing the protein MREEDIKTLMDLGLTLLQAKTFLAVIELGEASNKAIAKTSKVARQNIYQIMLSLQEKGLVEKILEKPIKFRALPLKEAAEKLFRDRTDEYLKVKAETQELIEKPENAEGPEKIHEFVLIPEKEAHCRRIGQAFDAAQRSIHTIMTYVGEPEKDDLPAPLLNAISRGVKVKVISNVPEKVQVMTPVKRGWTKEDTYEVRYVRKPLPVMFCSVDKKELFLAADPKPDPNCTKALWTNNVGLVTMAEDFFRRTWRKAAPPLQNVSSADKIGSAESFCEKIRVKPRQLKTTS; encoded by the coding sequence TTGAGAGAGGAAGACATCAAAACCTTAATGGATTTAGGGCTCACCCTTTTGCAGGCAAAAACGTTTCTTGCCGTTATTGAACTGGGGGAAGCCTCAAACAAGGCAATTGCGAAAACTTCGAAAGTGGCACGTCAAAACATTTACCAGATAATGTTGTCGCTACAAGAGAAAGGGCTTGTAGAAAAGATTCTGGAGAAACCCATCAAATTCCGGGCACTACCGCTAAAGGAAGCAGCAGAAAAGCTATTTCGGGACCGAACTGATGAGTACCTCAAGGTGAAAGCGGAAACCCAAGAGTTAATTGAAAAACCTGAGAATGCTGAGGGGCCTGAAAAGATTCATGAATTTGTGTTAATTCCTGAAAAAGAGGCACATTGCCGCAGGATTGGGCAAGCGTTTGATGCGGCACAAAGAAGCATACACACCATCATGACTTACGTCGGGGAACCAGAAAAGGATGATTTACCTGCACCGCTACTAAACGCTATCTCAAGGGGAGTTAAAGTCAAAGTGATTTCTAACGTTCCAGAAAAAGTGCAGGTCATGACACCTGTTAAACGAGGCTGGACAAAAGAAGACACCTACGAAGTCAGGTATGTTCGCAAACCGCTTCCTGTTATGTTTTGTTCTGTGGACAAAAAAGAATTGTTCTTAGCGGCTGACCCTAAACCTGACCCAAACTGCACCAAGGCACTTTGGACAAACAACGTGGGGTTAGTGACGATGGCGGAGGATTTTTTCAGGCGAACATGGCGCAAAGCAGCACCCCCACTGCAAAATGTTTCGTCAGCGGATAAAATTGGGTCTGCGGAGAGCTTTTGCGAGAAAATCAGGGTTAAACCGCGGCAGCTAAAAACGACATCATAG
- a CDS encoding 50S ribosomal protein L40e, with amino-acid sequence MPVLDPLKKSIAQKARLYKKICRDCGIRNAATATKCRKCHSKNLRWKKRELVK; translated from the coding sequence ATGCCAGTATTAGATCCTTTAAAGAAATCCATAGCACAGAAAGCTCGCTTGTACAAGAAAATCTGCAGGGACTGTGGAATCAGAAATGCCGCAACGGCCACAAAATGCCGCAAATGCCACAGCAAAAACCTGCGGTGGAAGAAGCGAGAACTAGTCAAGTAG
- the sucD gene encoding succinate--CoA ligase subunit alpha: protein MGILVDSKTRVIVQGITGKQGSFHTNLMRHYGTRIVAGVSPGKGGTQLDGVPVYDTVHDAQLDHTADASVIFVPALFAADAALEALAGGIRLVVIVTEHVPIKDAIAVMSYAAQRNAVVVGPNTPGVITPGKCKVGIMPSSEFSEGNVGILSRSGTLTYEIAADLTHAGLGQSTCVGVGGDPVTGLNFIEALDMFRVDPQTRAVTLIGEIGGNLEELTAQYLSKVHYPKPVVAYIAGRSAPTGRRMGHAGAIVMGKSGTAETKTSVLEAAGVQVAKKPSEVAKLLLQGLG from the coding sequence ATGGGGATACTGGTTGATTCCAAAACTCGCGTCATTGTTCAGGGCATCACGGGGAAACAGGGCAGTTTTCACACGAACCTCATGCGGCATTACGGCACACGCATCGTAGCTGGCGTCAGCCCAGGCAAAGGCGGAACCCAACTTGACGGCGTACCCGTTTACGACACGGTGCACGACGCTCAACTGGACCACACTGCGGATGCTTCAGTTATTTTCGTACCTGCCTTGTTTGCGGCTGACGCAGCCCTCGAAGCATTGGCGGGCGGCATCCGGCTGGTTGTCATAGTCACGGAGCATGTTCCAATAAAAGATGCAATCGCCGTGATGAGTTACGCGGCGCAACGCAACGCGGTGGTTGTGGGTCCAAACACCCCCGGTGTTATCACACCAGGAAAATGCAAGGTGGGGATTATGCCTTCCAGCGAGTTTTCTGAAGGCAACGTGGGCATTCTTTCCAGAAGCGGTACTTTAACCTACGAAATAGCAGCCGACTTGACTCACGCTGGTCTGGGGCAGTCTACCTGTGTAGGTGTAGGCGGGGACCCAGTGACAGGCTTAAACTTCATTGAAGCGCTGGACATGTTTAGAGTTGACCCCCAAACCAGAGCAGTGACATTGATTGGCGAGATAGGCGGCAACTTGGAGGAGCTTACCGCTCAGTACCTCTCCAAAGTGCATTATCCTAAACCTGTTGTAGCCTACATAGCTGGACGTTCAGCACCTACAGGGCGACGGATGGGTCACGCAGGCGCCATTGTCATGGGCAAGTCGGGTACGGCAGAAACCAAAACCTCAGTTTTAGAGGCTGCAGGCGTTCAGGTTGCCAAAAAACCTAGCGAAGTCGCCAAACTGTTGCTTCAAGGGCTTGGTTGA
- the sucC gene encoding ADP-forming succinate--CoA ligase subunit beta: protein MKLYEYEAKSLFSLYNLPTPKGTTTTSSQQAYDIAAQFCTPVAVKAQVLVAGRGKVGGILFAKTPQQAKEAAQNLLNSKIKGEAVTKVLVEEQVSVRRELYFGLTVDRFNRCYVAVASEAGGVDIEEVAEKRPEKIYKQLLDSQLGLRLFHARQIAKGLGYSGSQMLELAQLLQNMYRLSMDYDAQLAEMNPLVETTDGRFVAVDARLILDDNALFQHPQYLQLRMEHQRDLATQEYEAQQNGLEYVLLDGDIGVVGNGAGLVMATMDLIALYGGQPANFLDMGGGAPLQRIKAALEAVLSNPKVKVLFVNIVGGITHCDEVAKSILLVRQQLKTPKPLVVRLMGTNEAEGKRILTDAGVPVFDRMEKAASRAVKLAQMEVA from the coding sequence TTGAAGCTCTACGAGTACGAAGCAAAATCACTCTTTTCCCTTTACAATTTACCAACACCCAAAGGCACAACAACAACCAGCAGTCAACAAGCATACGACATAGCAGCCCAGTTTTGCACACCCGTAGCAGTTAAGGCACAGGTGTTGGTTGCAGGACGAGGAAAAGTCGGCGGCATTTTGTTTGCCAAAACTCCTCAACAAGCCAAAGAAGCAGCCCAGAACCTGCTGAACTCCAAAATCAAAGGTGAAGCGGTCACAAAAGTTTTGGTGGAAGAGCAGGTTTCTGTCAGGAGGGAACTTTATTTTGGGTTAACCGTTGACCGGTTCAACCGCTGCTATGTTGCTGTGGCTTCTGAGGCGGGTGGTGTAGATATTGAAGAGGTCGCAGAGAAACGCCCCGAAAAAATCTACAAGCAGCTCCTTGACTCCCAGTTGGGTTTGCGCCTTTTTCATGCCCGACAGATTGCTAAAGGTTTGGGGTATAGTGGCAGTCAGATGCTTGAGTTAGCCCAGCTTTTGCAGAACATGTATCGGCTAAGCATGGATTACGACGCTCAACTGGCTGAGATGAACCCGCTGGTGGAAACCACCGATGGACGGTTTGTTGCAGTGGATGCGCGTCTTATTTTGGATGACAACGCGCTTTTTCAGCATCCGCAATACCTCCAACTACGGATGGAACACCAAAGAGACTTGGCTACCCAAGAGTATGAAGCCCAACAAAACGGGTTAGAGTATGTCTTGCTTGACGGGGACATAGGGGTTGTGGGTAACGGTGCAGGGCTTGTTATGGCAACCATGGACCTGATCGCTCTCTACGGTGGGCAACCAGCCAACTTTCTGGACATGGGCGGAGGTGCGCCTTTGCAACGAATCAAAGCTGCCCTTGAAGCTGTCCTGTCTAACCCGAAAGTCAAAGTGTTGTTTGTGAACATTGTGGGTGGCATAACCCATTGTGACGAAGTGGCGAAAAGCATCCTCTTGGTTAGGCAACAACTCAAAACCCCCAAGCCTTTGGTGGTCAGATTGATGGGAACCAATGAGGCAGAAGGAAAACGCATCCTGACTGACGCTGGGGTGCCGGTTTTTGACAGAATGGAAAAAGCTGCCTCCAGAGCCGTAAAACTCGCCCAGATGGAGGTTGCTTAA
- a CDS encoding helix-turn-helix domain-containing protein: MEPLTKRSIQLLKRLYNKGQSTNTYTLRVKQDELSKQLDISRQALNVHLRKLKSAGYIRTGRGFIDVTEKGLTALGVSTTPAFILIKVSPVKRIDVYEKLRELFIARAFRIAGDLDVLIMVERENMDNTLKKLYTIDGITDTRSYVTIEIIK; encoded by the coding sequence GTGGAGCCTTTAACCAAACGTTCTATCCAACTCTTAAAACGATTATACAATAAAGGGCAATCAACAAACACCTACACCCTGCGTGTCAAACAAGACGAGTTGTCCAAACAACTGGACATAAGCAGACAAGCCCTAAACGTACATCTGCGCAAACTCAAAAGTGCCGGATACATCCGCACAGGACGCGGTTTCATTGACGTTACCGAGAAAGGGCTCACAGCATTAGGCGTTTCCACAACGCCCGCATTCATACTCATCAAGGTTTCCCCCGTAAAACGCATCGACGTTTACGAAAAACTCAGGGAACTTTTCATCGCACGCGCCTTCCGCATTGCAGGAGATTTGGATGTCCTTATCATGGTTGAACGCGAAAACATGGATAACACCCTCAAAAAACTCTACACCATCGACGGCATAACAGACACCCGTAGCTACGTAACCATCGAAATCATAAAATAA
- the aspS gene encoding aspartate--tRNA(Asn) ligase, protein MMLDSMGDWVRTHYTSNVTPSLDGAEVTLFGWVQEVRDLGGIRFVILQDREGTIQVTILKKRVSPEVLAKSDALQKRFSIGIKGTVKKTTMTPRGVEVIPTELRIFNIAVEQLPLDITGKTPANIEARLDARALDLCQEQNVAAFTIQHHAVKAIREFLFEKGFLELHTPRIIASATEGGAELFPVDYFGQKAYLAQSPQLYKEQLTMSMEKVFEVGPFFRAELSHTRRHLSEFVSVDVEEAFANAEGVMKLLEQVIHHTCKVVAEQCSKELAALKYRATVPELPFKRFTYDEVLADLHKEDVDIPWGEDISTEAFRVLGKDRGYYYFITDWPTHSKAFYIKPKDGKPELCEGFDLMWRWIELVSGGTRIADKQVLMERMKEKGLNPDSFKYHLQAFDYGMPPHAGWAIGLERLTMVLTGKKNIREVALYPRDQMRLTP, encoded by the coding sequence ATGATGTTGGATTCAATGGGAGACTGGGTCAGAACACACTATACCTCAAACGTTACGCCTTCTCTTGATGGCGCAGAAGTTACCCTTTTTGGTTGGGTTCAAGAAGTCCGCGATTTAGGCGGCATACGCTTTGTTATCCTGCAAGACCGCGAAGGCACAATACAAGTCACCATCCTAAAGAAACGGGTTTCCCCTGAAGTTTTAGCAAAATCGGATGCTCTGCAGAAACGTTTCAGCATAGGCATCAAAGGCACCGTCAAGAAAACCACCATGACCCCCAGAGGCGTCGAAGTCATCCCAACAGAACTTCGCATCTTCAACATAGCCGTCGAACAGCTTCCCCTCGACATAACGGGCAAAACGCCTGCAAACATCGAAGCCCGCCTTGACGCACGCGCATTAGACCTTTGCCAAGAACAAAACGTGGCAGCGTTCACAATTCAGCATCATGCAGTTAAAGCCATCAGGGAATTCCTCTTCGAAAAAGGGTTCCTTGAACTGCACACTCCCCGCATTATTGCCTCCGCCACTGAAGGAGGAGCAGAATTGTTCCCTGTGGACTATTTTGGTCAGAAAGCTTACCTCGCTCAAAGTCCGCAGCTCTACAAAGAACAGCTGACCATGAGCATGGAGAAAGTCTTCGAAGTTGGTCCCTTTTTCCGCGCCGAGCTGTCCCATACCCGCAGGCACTTAAGCGAATTCGTTTCCGTAGACGTAGAAGAAGCGTTTGCAAACGCTGAGGGCGTCATGAAGCTTCTGGAGCAAGTCATTCATCACACTTGTAAGGTGGTGGCTGAGCAATGCAGCAAAGAACTGGCGGCGTTAAAGTATCGGGCAACGGTTCCTGAGCTTCCATTCAAACGTTTTACCTACGACGAAGTTTTGGCAGACCTGCACAAAGAAGACGTTGATATCCCTTGGGGCGAGGACATCTCAACGGAGGCTTTCCGGGTTTTGGGCAAAGACCGCGGATACTATTACTTCATTACTGATTGGCCCACCCACTCCAAGGCGTTCTACATCAAACCTAAGGATGGCAAACCTGAGCTTTGTGAAGGGTTCGATTTGATGTGGCGGTGGATTGAATTGGTTTCAGGCGGAACCCGAATCGCTGATAAACAGGTTCTCATGGAACGTATGAAAGAGAAAGGGCTTAACCCCGATTCCTTCAAGTATCATCTGCAGGCTTTTGATTACGGTATGCCGCCGCATGCAGGTTGGGCAATCGGGTTGGAACGGTTAACGATGGTTTTGACGGGGAAGAAGAACATTCGCGAAGTGGCGTTATACCCCCGTGACCAAATGCGGTTAACCCCCTAA
- the albA gene encoding DNA-binding protein Alba — MSESNSVLIGRKPVMNYVLACITLFHAGAKEVNIKARGKSICHAIDVAEVVRRRFLPNVKITKVDIGTDQLSFQQSEGNNLTNVSTIEITLTQ; from the coding sequence ATGTCGGAGAGTAACTCGGTGCTGATCGGACGCAAACCAGTCATGAATTACGTGCTTGCATGTATCACTCTCTTTCACGCTGGCGCAAAAGAAGTTAACATCAAGGCACGTGGAAAGTCCATTTGTCACGCGATTGATGTGGCTGAAGTCGTCAGACGACGGTTCCTTCCTAACGTGAAAATAACAAAAGTCGACATTGGAACCGACCAGCTTTCCTTTCAACAAAGTGAAGGCAATAACCTCACCAACGTGAGCACCATCGAGATAACCTTAACGCAATAA
- the albA gene encoding DNA-binding protein Alba gives MAENADVIFVGNKPPMSYVLAIITSLSSGNSKEITLKARGQAITTAVDVAEIARNRFVKDLKVSKIAIGTAEMPPREGETKSRMVSTMEITLKK, from the coding sequence ATGGCAGAAAATGCAGACGTTATCTTCGTCGGAAATAAACCGCCAATGAGCTATGTTTTGGCAATCATAACCAGTCTCTCCTCAGGAAACTCAAAAGAAATAACCCTTAAAGCCCGAGGCCAAGCAATAACGACCGCCGTGGACGTGGCTGAAATAGCCCGAAACAGATTTGTGAAAGACCTCAAAGTTAGCAAAATCGCGATTGGGACTGCTGAGATGCCACCACGAGAGGGAGAGACCAAGTCTAGAATGGTTTCTACGATGGAAATAACATTGAAGAAGTAG
- a CDS encoding CDP-alcohol phosphatidyltransferase family protein gives MLTKLKQKVQQALASEAAVAHKIGLTPNIVSAIGFILSFTAGVCYALTSQEQPLWLLAAVFSLMASGFCDTLDGILARTYKQASPFGGFLDSLLDRYSDSFAFAGIIISGAGIIINAQFILIAGLAALASSFMVSYSRARAEAVGIKMESIGFAERPERILILAAASIAGIFWLPALNIGVVAIAVLATITVLQRARHVYITLNAKK, from the coding sequence ATGCTCACTAAACTAAAACAAAAAGTCCAACAGGCACTCGCCTCGGAAGCCGCCGTTGCCCACAAAATAGGCTTAACCCCCAACATCGTTTCAGCCATAGGATTCATCTTGTCGTTCACGGCGGGGGTTTGCTACGCATTAACCAGCCAAGAACAACCACTGTGGTTACTTGCTGCCGTGTTTTCACTAATGGCATCTGGATTCTGCGACACCTTAGACGGCATATTGGCACGCACCTACAAACAAGCAAGCCCCTTTGGAGGCTTTTTAGATTCTCTTCTGGACAGGTACTCGGACTCGTTTGCGTTTGCAGGCATCATAATCAGCGGTGCAGGAATAATCATAAACGCCCAATTCATCCTCATTGCCGGGTTAGCTGCACTGGCAAGTTCCTTTATGGTAAGCTACAGCCGTGCAAGAGCAGAAGCTGTTGGTATTAAAATGGAGTCCATCGGATTTGCAGAAAGACCAGAACGCATCCTAATTCTTGCCGCCGCAAGCATAGCCGGCATTTTTTGGCTTCCCGCCTTAAACATCGGCGTAGTTGCTATTGCGGTTTTGGCGACGATAACGGTTTTACAAAGGGCAAGACATGTGTATATAACACTAAACGCAAAGAAATAA
- a CDS encoding 30S ribosomal protein S26e, whose translation MPFKRKSRGRSKGSKGSSSLVQCANCGQQVPRDKAKRSTRRVSFVEPQLAKELRQQGTYIASWVDTKWYCVSCAVHRGIVKVRSESERHSRPKRR comes from the coding sequence TTGCCATTTAAACGTAAAAGCCGAGGACGTTCCAAAGGAAGCAAAGGAAGCAGCAGCTTAGTTCAATGTGCAAACTGTGGGCAGCAGGTGCCAAGAGACAAAGCTAAGCGGTCCACTCGTCGAGTGTCTTTTGTTGAGCCCCAACTAGCTAAAGAGCTAAGGCAGCAAGGCACGTACATCGCTTCTTGGGTGGACACTAAATGGTACTGTGTTTCCTGCGCTGTACACCGCGGCATCGTGAAAGTTCGCTCTGAAAGTGAACGGCATTCACGTCCCAAACGGCGATAA
- a CDS encoding cyclic nucleotide-binding/CBS domain-containing protein, producing MSEIGLRTRMLVKDVMSSPVVTTDEEAPSNKIAKLMDQNKFGCVIVTNEDGKPLGMITERDLVVRVLAKNLKPETVTAKDVMTAPLATIDPEASISDAARIMSRLDVRRLGVIYRGDLIGLVSSRDILGVMPELIEIIQERFRIEGSNTSEEQVEEETPLSGYCDRCGVYSEDLKDKNGQFLCEDCRIEVEEAE from the coding sequence ATGTCTGAAATTGGATTAAGAACGCGGATGCTTGTAAAAGACGTGATGAGCAGCCCTGTTGTAACAACCGACGAGGAAGCCCCCTCTAATAAAATCGCAAAACTGATGGATCAAAACAAATTCGGCTGCGTAATCGTCACAAATGAAGATGGAAAACCTTTGGGCATGATAACTGAACGTGACCTTGTCGTTCGAGTCTTAGCAAAAAATCTTAAACCCGAAACTGTAACAGCCAAAGATGTCATGACAGCTCCCCTTGCTACAATTGACCCTGAAGCAAGCATAAGTGATGCGGCCAGAATAATGAGCCGATTAGATGTTCGAAGATTAGGCGTAATTTACCGAGGCGACCTCATCGGGCTGGTTTCCAGCAGGGACATTTTAGGCGTCATGCCTGAACTTATTGAGATAATTCAGGAGCGTTTTCGAATTGAAGGCTCCAACACCTCAGAGGAGCAAGTTGAAGAAGAAACGCCTCTTTCGGGTTACTGTGACCGCTGCGGAGTTTACTCAGAAGACCTCAAAGACAAGAATGGACAGTTCCTGTGTGAGGATTGCCGAATAGAAGTGGAAGAAGCAGAGTAA
- a CDS encoding dihydroorotase family protein has protein sequence MIVDTVLTNTKIFVQGEIVDCSFALEEGKIQKIGKETNMPKADQKIDLHHMLVLPGIIDEHVHLRDENKVYKETFQTGTEAAAAGGVTTVLDMPNNAPMTMSGDALRTRMQTAARRVLVNVGFYSEFPTDLQEIKGIVGEGTVGFKLFMAEQLGGLNIDDDQALREAFGVAGKAGVPVAVHAEDHLMLKKAIEKAKLSHKNDMPTFLKAHNDNVELAAVKRVLALSAQIKKMHLHICHLSTQNAVEAVAEAKKAGTPVTCEVTPHHLLLTQDAYEEEGATAVMLPPLRTRENVEALWKGLTDGTIDTVGSDHAPHAPEEKDAATIWEVKVGIPGLETILPLTLTAVHKNQLTLARALEVLCEKPAEIFHLAERGSLQEGKNADLVVVDFNAKFKIDASRFKSKAKFSPFDKWEVQGKPLKTFVNGVLVMDEGAIVAKPGSGRVIRRAKT, from the coding sequence TTGATTGTTGACACGGTGCTAACCAACACAAAAATTTTCGTACAAGGCGAAATTGTGGACTGCAGCTTCGCCCTTGAAGAGGGCAAAATTCAGAAAATCGGCAAAGAAACCAACATGCCAAAAGCCGACCAAAAAATAGACCTGCATCACATGCTGGTTCTGCCCGGAATAATCGATGAACACGTTCATTTACGTGACGAAAACAAAGTCTACAAAGAAACGTTTCAAACTGGAACTGAGGCGGCTGCGGCGGGTGGAGTAACCACGGTTTTGGATATGCCAAACAACGCACCCATGACCATGAGTGGTGACGCATTGCGAACCCGTATGCAAACTGCCGCTCGCCGCGTGTTGGTTAATGTGGGTTTCTACTCAGAGTTCCCCACGGACCTGCAAGAGATTAAGGGAATTGTTGGGGAAGGCACAGTGGGTTTTAAGCTGTTTATGGCTGAGCAGTTGGGCGGGTTAAATATTGACGATGACCAAGCACTAAGAGAAGCGTTTGGGGTTGCCGGGAAGGCAGGGGTTCCAGTTGCGGTTCACGCTGAAGACCACCTGATGCTTAAGAAAGCCATCGAGAAGGCTAAACTATCCCACAAAAACGACATGCCCACTTTCCTGAAAGCCCACAACGACAACGTGGAATTAGCTGCGGTCAAACGCGTACTTGCGCTAAGTGCCCAAATCAAAAAAATGCATCTGCACATATGCCATCTTTCCACTCAAAACGCCGTAGAAGCCGTAGCAGAAGCAAAAAAGGCAGGCACCCCAGTAACGTGTGAAGTTACCCCTCACCACCTTTTACTCACCCAAGACGCCTATGAGGAGGAGGGGGCTACGGCGGTAATGCTGCCACCCCTGCGAACCAGAGAAAACGTGGAAGCACTCTGGAAAGGACTCACCGACGGCACCATTGACACCGTTGGCTCCGACCATGCCCCTCATGCCCCAGAAGAAAAAGACGCAGCCACCATTTGGGAAGTAAAAGTTGGCATACCCGGACTAGAAACCATCCTCCCGTTAACCCTCACAGCAGTTCACAAAAACCAGTTGACGCTCGCACGCGCCCTGGAAGTTCTCTGTGAAAAACCTGCCGAAATTTTTCATTTGGCTGAGCGGGGAAGTTTGCAGGAGGGCAAGAATGCGGATTTGGTTGTGGTTGATTTTAACGCGAAATTCAAGATTGATGCTTCGCGGTTTAAGTCCAAAGCCAAGTTTTCGCCGTTTGACAAGTGGGAAGTTCAGGGTAAACCTTTGAAAACTTTTGTGAATGGCGTTTTGGTCATGGATGAAGGCGCAATCGTGGCTAAGCCTGGAAGCGGCAGGGTGATTCGGAGAGCCAAAACGTGA
- a CDS encoding Mut7-C RNAse domain-containing protein: protein MNFLLDGMLGKLTRWLRMMGHDAKYSTADDVELLENAKKEARVLLTRDLALYQQATARGVEVYYVEGKTEPERLAELSMRFQLPIEIDLKQSRCPKCNTKLATASKQEIVNQVQKNTFAHYDAFWRCPNCGTVYWQGAHWTNIEATLKEAKQKREKQKEPDFRLP, encoded by the coding sequence GTGAATTTCCTTTTGGATGGTATGTTGGGAAAGTTGACTCGTTGGTTACGCATGATGGGACATGACGCCAAGTACTCCACTGCAGACGACGTTGAGCTCTTGGAAAACGCGAAAAAGGAAGCCCGCGTACTACTCACAAGGGATTTAGCGCTCTATCAGCAGGCAACTGCTAGGGGCGTAGAGGTCTACTACGTGGAGGGCAAAACCGAGCCTGAACGGTTAGCTGAACTATCTATGCGTTTTCAGTTGCCTATAGAAATCGATTTGAAGCAGTCACGTTGTCCTAAATGCAACACCAAACTTGCCACTGCCTCAAAGCAAGAAATTGTCAACCAAGTCCAAAAAAACACGTTTGCACACTATGATGCTTTTTGGAGGTGCCCAAACTGTGGAACCGTCTACTGGCAAGGCGCACATTGGACTAATATAGAGGCAACGCTTAAAGAAGCAAAACAGAAAAGGGAAAAACAAAAAGAACCCGATTTTAGGCTACCATGA
- a CDS encoding DNA-directed RNA polymerase subunit K, translated as MQENVEVGPPKITRFEKARIVGARSLQISMGAPILIEVDSSLTSPIDIALRELEVGILPMTVRRTLPDGTFQDIPLKWLMVA; from the coding sequence ATTCAAGAAAACGTTGAAGTCGGTCCCCCAAAAATAACCCGCTTCGAGAAAGCCCGCATCGTAGGTGCAAGGTCCCTACAGATATCCATGGGTGCCCCCATCCTAATCGAAGTGGACAGTAGCCTAACAAGCCCCATCGACATCGCCCTCAGAGAACTCGAAGTCGGCATCCTTCCCATGACGGTTCGACGCACACTACCCGACGGAACCTTCCAAGACATTCCCCTAAAATGGCTCATGGTAGCCTAA